The proteins below are encoded in one region of Streptomyces ficellus:
- a CDS encoding LysR substrate-binding domain-containing protein, with the protein MYEPTQLRTFLTVAQTLSFTRAAHRLGVRQSTVSQHVRRLEEAVGRALFTRDTHGVELTEDGEAMLGFARTILAAHERAAAFFTGTRLRGRLRFGVSEDFVLTRLPEVLESFRREHPEVDLELTVGLSGTLHEKLAAGRLDLVLAKRRGGDTHGRLVWHSTLTWIGAPRLRLDPDRPVPLIVFPPPGITRARALEALQEHGRAWRVVCTSASLSGLIAAARAGLGVMAHTRGLVPPGLVPVPARAGLPELGDVDFVLLHGRPAAPGGAAQEAADALAAAILAGGDRLHAAAAGP; encoded by the coding sequence GTGTACGAGCCCACGCAGCTGCGGACCTTCCTGACCGTCGCCCAGACGCTGAGCTTCACCCGGGCCGCGCACCGCCTGGGGGTGCGCCAGTCGACGGTCAGCCAGCACGTGCGGCGGCTGGAGGAAGCCGTGGGGCGTGCGCTGTTCACGCGGGACACCCATGGGGTGGAGCTCACGGAGGACGGCGAGGCGATGCTCGGCTTCGCCCGGACGATCCTGGCGGCGCACGAGCGGGCGGCGGCGTTCTTCACGGGCACGAGGCTGCGCGGGCGGCTGCGTTTCGGGGTGTCGGAGGACTTCGTGCTGACCCGGCTGCCCGAGGTGCTGGAATCGTTCCGGCGCGAGCACCCCGAGGTGGACCTGGAGCTGACGGTGGGCCTGTCCGGCACGCTGCACGAGAAGCTGGCGGCGGGCCGGCTCGACCTGGTCCTCGCCAAGCGGCGCGGTGGCGACACGCACGGCCGGCTGGTCTGGCACTCCACGCTGACGTGGATCGGCGCGCCCCGGCTGCGGCTGGATCCGGACCGGCCGGTCCCGCTCATCGTCTTCCCTCCGCCGGGCATCACCCGGGCCCGCGCGCTGGAGGCCCTCCAGGAGCACGGCCGGGCGTGGCGCGTCGTCTGCACGAGTGCGTCGCTGAGCGGCCTGATCGCCGCCGCCCGGGCCGGCCTGGGCGTGATGGCCCACACCCGCGGTCTCGTCCCGCCGGGGCTGGTGCCCGTCCCCGCCCGCGCGGGGCTGCCGGAGCTGGGCGACGTGGACTTCGTGCTGCTCCACGGCCGCCCGGCCGCGCCCGGGGGTGCCGCCCAGGAGGCGGCGGACGCGCTGGCGGCGGCCATCCTCGCGGGTGGCGACCGGCTGCACGCCGCGGCGGCGGGCCCGTGA
- a CDS encoding AMP-dependent synthetase/ligase — MPEFTVPPLATAPLVGGLADSVFEHAEDDPERVVLGRKGADGRWGDVTAARFRDEVLALAKGLLAEGVRFGDRVAIMARTRYEWTLFDFALWTVGAQSVPVYPTSSADQVHWMLHDAEVTACVVEHEDHAMTIGSVVDRLPRLKRLWQLDAGAVDELVAAGARIDEEVVQRHRRAVTPESIATIIYTSGTTGRPKGCVLTHANFMFEADTLVGRWEEVFHSKPGDEASTLLFLPLAHVFGRMVEVAAVRKRVRFGHQPQLAAGPLLEDLASFRPTFVLAVPYIFEKVFQAARRRAEAEGRAGPFDKAVEVAVRYAEALELKAFGLGPGPSAALRVQHQFFDKVVYGKVREALGGRVRHAMSGGSGMARRLGLFFEGAGVTVYEGYGLTESAAAATANPPERTKFGTVGPPIPGTTVHIAEDGEVWLRGPHVFSGYLGDPAATAAVLRDGWLATGDIGALDEDGYLTITGRKKEILVTSGGKSVPPAGLEERVRSHPLVAQCIVVGNDRPYVAALVTLDQEAVEHWLAMQNRPPLPPAELVRDPALETEIRRAVVAANTLVSQAESIRTFRILAHPFTEEHGLLTPSLKLKRKAIESAYAAEVDALYG, encoded by the coding sequence TTGCCCGAGTTCACTGTCCCACCCCTGGCGACGGCTCCCCTGGTCGGCGGTCTGGCCGATTCCGTGTTCGAGCACGCCGAGGACGATCCGGAACGCGTGGTGCTCGGGCGCAAGGGCGCCGACGGCCGCTGGGGCGACGTGACGGCGGCGCGGTTCCGGGACGAGGTGCTGGCGCTCGCCAAGGGGCTGCTCGCGGAAGGGGTGCGGTTCGGGGACCGGGTCGCCATCATGGCCCGTACGCGGTACGAGTGGACACTGTTCGACTTCGCGCTGTGGACGGTCGGCGCCCAGTCCGTGCCCGTCTACCCCACCTCCTCCGCCGACCAGGTGCACTGGATGCTGCACGACGCGGAGGTGACCGCGTGCGTCGTGGAGCACGAGGACCACGCGATGACGATCGGCTCGGTGGTCGACCGGCTGCCCCGCCTCAAGCGGCTGTGGCAGCTGGACGCCGGGGCGGTCGACGAGCTGGTGGCGGCGGGGGCGCGCATCGACGAGGAAGTGGTGCAGCGGCACCGGCGGGCGGTGACGCCGGAGTCCATCGCCACGATCATCTACACGTCGGGGACGACGGGCCGCCCCAAGGGCTGCGTGCTGACCCACGCGAACTTCATGTTCGAGGCGGACACGCTGGTCGGCCGCTGGGAGGAGGTGTTCCACTCCAAGCCGGGTGACGAGGCGTCGACGCTGCTGTTCCTGCCGCTGGCGCACGTCTTCGGGCGGATGGTGGAGGTCGCCGCGGTCCGCAAGCGGGTCAGGTTCGGCCACCAGCCGCAGCTGGCGGCCGGGCCGCTGCTGGAGGATCTGGCGTCGTTCCGGCCGACGTTCGTGCTGGCCGTGCCGTACATCTTCGAGAAGGTGTTCCAGGCGGCGCGGCGCCGGGCGGAGGCGGAGGGGAGGGCGGGGCCCTTCGACAAGGCCGTCGAGGTCGCGGTGCGGTACGCGGAGGCGCTGGAGCTGAAGGCGTTCGGGCTGGGGCCCGGCCCGTCGGCGGCGCTGCGGGTGCAGCACCAGTTCTTCGACAAGGTCGTGTACGGGAAGGTGCGCGAGGCTCTGGGCGGCCGGGTGCGGCACGCGATGTCGGGCGGGTCGGGGATGGCCCGCCGGCTCGGCCTGTTCTTCGAGGGCGCGGGCGTGACCGTGTACGAGGGGTACGGCCTGACCGAGTCGGCCGCGGCGGCCACCGCGAACCCGCCGGAGCGGACCAAGTTCGGCACGGTCGGCCCGCCCATCCCGGGGACGACGGTGCACATAGCGGAGGACGGCGAGGTGTGGCTGCGCGGCCCGCACGTCTTCTCCGGGTACCTGGGGGACCCCGCGGCGACCGCCGCCGTGCTGCGGGACGGCTGGCTGGCGACCGGTGACATCGGCGCCCTCGACGAGGACGGCTACCTGACGATCACCGGCCGCAAGAAGGAGATCCTGGTGACGTCGGGCGGCAAGAGCGTGCCGCCGGCCGGGCTGGAGGAACGGGTGCGGTCCCATCCCCTGGTCGCGCAGTGCATCGTGGTCGGCAACGACCGCCCTTACGTGGCGGCACTGGTGACGCTCGACCAGGAGGCGGTCGAGCACTGGCTGGCCATGCAGAACAGGCCGCCCCTGCCGCCCGCCGAACTGGTGCGCGACCCGGCGCTGGAGACGGAGATCCGGCGGGCGGTCGTCGCGGCGAACACGCTCGTGTCGCAGGCCGAGTCGATCCGCACGTTCCGGATCCTGGCGCACCCCTTCACCGAGGAGCACGGGCTGCTGACGCCGTCGCTGAAGCTGAAGCGCAAGGCGATCGAGTCGGCGTACGCGGCGGAGGTGGACGCGCTGTACGGGTGA
- a CDS encoding aldo/keto reductase gives MSKVPSITLNNGVTMPQLGFGVWQVPDVEAAKAVGTALEAGYRSIDTAAIYENEKGTGEAVAASGIARDELFVTTKLWNGEQGYDATLRAFDASLDRLGLDHVDLYLIHWPVPSADLYVDTYKAFEKIHADGRARAIGVSNFLPEHLERLLGETSVVPVLNQIELHPQLQQTQARDFHARHGIRTEAWSPLGQGRGLLEAPTVVAVARKHERTPAQVVLRWHLQLGTIVIPKSVTPSRIRENIDVFDFELDADDLAAFAALDEGRRLGPDPATFDEV, from the coding sequence GTGAGCAAGGTCCCCTCCATCACCCTCAACAACGGCGTCACCATGCCGCAGCTCGGCTTCGGCGTCTGGCAGGTGCCCGACGTCGAGGCGGCGAAGGCGGTGGGCACGGCCCTGGAGGCCGGATACCGCAGCATCGACACCGCAGCGATCTACGAGAATGAGAAGGGCACCGGCGAGGCCGTCGCCGCTTCCGGGATCGCCCGTGACGAGCTCTTCGTCACCACCAAGCTCTGGAACGGCGAGCAGGGGTACGACGCGACGCTGCGCGCGTTCGACGCGTCCCTGGACAGGCTCGGTCTCGACCACGTCGACCTGTACCTGATCCACTGGCCGGTGCCCTCCGCGGATCTGTACGTCGACACGTACAAGGCGTTCGAGAAGATCCACGCGGACGGCCGCGCCAGGGCGATCGGCGTCTCCAACTTCCTGCCCGAGCACCTGGAGCGCCTCCTCGGCGAGACCTCCGTCGTGCCCGTGCTCAACCAGATCGAGCTGCACCCGCAGCTCCAGCAGACCCAGGCCCGCGACTTCCACGCCCGCCACGGCATCCGGACCGAGGCCTGGTCGCCGCTCGGCCAGGGCAGGGGCCTGCTGGAGGCCCCGACGGTGGTCGCCGTCGCCCGCAAGCACGAGCGCACCCCGGCGCAGGTGGTGCTGCGCTGGCACCTCCAGCTGGGCACCATCGTGATCCCCAAGTCCGTGACCCCGTCGCGGATCAGGGAGAACATCGACGTCTTCGACTTCGAGCTGGACGCCGACGACCTCGCGGCGTTCGCCGCGCTCGACGAGGGCCGGCGGCTGGGTCCGGACCCCGCGACGTTCGACGAGGTCTGA